The region GGGGAGGAGGCGGCGAGGTGGCCGAGCTTCGTCTTCCAGCGGACCTTGCCCGTCTGCCGCGCCAAGGCGTAGAGCGCCGCGTTGTTCTTCAGCAGGTACATCGAGCGGGCGCCGAGGACCGGCGGGAACTCGAGCAGGATCTTCCCGCCGAGCTTCCAGCGCCGCTCGAACGGCGGCCGCAGCGGCTTGTCGACCGGCAGGTACTGGGTGCGCGCCTTCGTGAACCCGTAGACCGGCCAGTTGAACGCCGACGGCCCCTCCGAGGCGGGCGCGCGCACGGGCGGCGCCTCGGGCGCCTCGTCGCGGAACTCCACGTCGGTGTTGACCACGTCGCCCTGCTCGCCGCCGCCGAGCAGCAGCACGGCGAGGCCGCCGCCCCCGACCAGGACGGTGAGCGCGGCGAGCACCGCGAGGACCAGGCGTCTCCGTCGCCGGGGGCGCGAGGGCATCGGCTCACCGTAGCGGGGACACTTCGTGCGTGCGCCCCCCGGCCGACGTCCTCGAGGCCCTGCGCGCCGCCCCCGGGGCGGCGCCGCTGCTCGACGCGCTCGCCGACGTGCCGGGCCTGTGGGTCGTCGGCGGTGCCGTCCGCGACGTGCTGCTGGGCCGGGTGCCGCGCGAGCTCGACCTCGTGGTGGAGGGAGACCCCGCCGCGGTCCTCGCCGCCCTGCCCGGGAGCGTCGTGCAGCACGACCGCTTCGGCACCGCGACCGTCGTCCCGGCCGGGGCGACGCAGGCCCACGACGTCGTCCGCGCCCGCCGCGAGACCTACGCGCACCCGGGGGCGCTGCCGGACGTGCAGCCCGCGTCGATCGACGAGGACCTGCTGCGCCGCGACCTGACCGTCAACGCGCTGGCGCTGCGCGTGGGAGCCGGGAACCCGGAGCTGCGCGGCGCCCCCGGGGCCGTGGAGGACCTCGAGGCCGGCGTCCTGCGGGTCCTGCACGACGCGAGCTTCCGCGATGACCCGACGCGCCTGTGGCGCACGGCGCGGTACGCCGCCCGGCTCGGCTTCGCGGTCGAGCCGCACACGCGCGCGCTCGCCGCCGCCGCCGACCCGACGACGGTCAGCGGCACGCGGACCGGCAACGAGCTGCGCCACGCGATGCGCGAGCCGGACCCGCTCGCCGCGCTCGCGCAGGCCCGGGCGCTCAACGCGCGGCTGCTGCCCGAGGCGCTCACCACGGCGCCGCCGCGCCTCGCCGACGCGCTCGCGCTGCTGCCGCCCGACGGCCGCGCCGACCTGCTGACCCTCGCCGCGTGCGTCGAGCCGATGCCGGCCGCCGAGGTCGTGCGGTGGCTCGACGAGCTCGCGTTCCCCGCCGCGGACCGGGACGTCGTGGCCGCCGGCTCCCGCGAGATGGTCCGCACGCCGCTGCGGCGCGCCCGGACCGCCACCGAGATCGGCCGCGCCGCCCGCGGCGTGCCCGTCGAGGTCGTCGCGCTCGCCGGCGGCGACCAGGCCCGCCGCTGGATCGACGACCTGCGCCACCGGCGCCTGGCGATCAGCGGCGCCGACCTGCTCGCCGCGGGCGTCCCGCAGGGCCCGGAGCTCGGCGCCCGCCTCTCCGCCGCACTCGACGCGTGCCTGGAGGACGAGGCGCCCGACCGGGCGTCGCAGCTCGCGGTCGCGCTCGGCACTAGGCTGTCGCGGGAATGAGCGAGCTGCCGGCGCCGTTCCGCTGGAGCGGCGACCACATCACCGCGGACCTGCCGGGGGGCCACGTGCTCTTCACGACCCGGCGCGGCGGCGTCAGCCACCCGCCGTACGACAGCCTCAACCTCGGGCCGTGGACGGAGGACGACGCGGCCTCCGTCGACGCCAACCGCGCCGCCGTCACGCGGCTCGTCGGGCGGCCGATCGCCTCCGCGCGCCAGGTCCACGGCACCGCGGTCGTCTCGATCGACGCGCGGCCCGGCCGCGCCGCCGACCCGCGCCAGGACCCTCCGGAGGCCGACGCGCTCGTCACCGACCGCCCGGACGTCGCCGTCGCGGTCCTCGCCGCCGACTGCCTGCCGATCCTCGTCCTCGGCCACGGCGCGGTCGCCGCCGCGCACGCCGGCTGGCGCGGGCTCGCCGCCGGGGTCGTCGACGTCGCCGTGGAATCGGTGCGCGACGCGCAGGTCGCCGACCACGCCCCGATGGTCGCCGTCATCGGGCCCGGGGCCGGGGGCTGCTGCTACGAGGTCGGGGACGAGGTCCGCGAGGCGTTCGCCGAGCACGGCGACGCGGTCCGCGACGGCCGCCGCATCGATCTCAAGGCGATCGCCGCCGAGCGGCTGCGGGACGCGGGCGTCGCCACCGTCCACGACGTCGGGCTGTGCACGCTCTGCGCGCCCGCCGGGATGCTCTTCAGCCACCGTCGCGACGGCGGCACCACCGGACGACAGATGGGGATCGCATGGCGGACCTGATCCGCGGGCTCGACGCCGACCGCGTGCGCGCGGCGGCCGACGGCGTCCGCGCCGAGATCGCCGACGCCTGCGCGCGGGTCGGGCGCGACCCGTCCGAGGTGGAGCTGCTCGCCGCCGTGAAGTACGTGGCCATCGAGGAGCTGCCCGTGCTCGCCGCCGCGGGCGTCACCGTCCTCGGGGAGAACCGCGCGCAGGAGCTCGAGCGCAAGGCGCGCGCCTGGGAGGAGCAGGGCCTGGGTCCCGTCACGTGGGACTTCATCGGGCACCTGCAGAGCCGCAAGGTCAGGGGCCTCGCCCCGCTGGTGCGGCGCATCCACTCGGTCGGCAGCGACAGCGCGCTGCGCGAGCTCGGCAAGCTCGACGCGCCGGTCGGCGTGCTCGTCGCGGTGAACATCGCGCGCGAGGAGGGCAAGAGCGGCATCGACCCGCAGGAGCTCCCCGCGTTCCTCGCCCGCTGCCCGCTGCCCGTCAGCGGCCTGATGACGATGCCGCCGCTCGCCGACGACCCCCAGGAGAGCCGCCCGTGGTTCGCGGCGCTCGCGGCCCTCGCCCGCGAGCACGGGCTGCGCGAGCTCTCGATGGGCACCACGCAGGACTTCGCGATCGCCGTGGAGGAGGGCGCGACCGTCGTGCGGGTCGGCACCCGCCTGTATCGCTGATCCCGCGTGCAGGGAAAACGCGAGCGACCGCGTACTCTTGGGGAGCTATGGCTCTTCGCGACAGCTGGCACCGCACGATGGTCTACTTCGGTCTCGCCGAGGAGCGCGATCCCGCGTACGACGACGAGATCGTCGACGACTACGCGCCCGAGGCGGAGCTCGAGGAGCGCTACCGGGAGCGCCCGAACGTCCGGCGCCTGAACAGCCGCCGGCGCCGCGACGACTTCGACGACATCTTCAGCGACGACGAGCCCGCGGGCCGCGCGCCGAAGACGACGCAGCTGCGTGCCGTCGGCGGCAGCAGCACGCGTAGCCGCGACGTGCGCGTGCACCTCGTCATCCCCAAGAGCTTCAACGACGCCCAGCAGGTCGCCGACAAGTTCAAGGACGGCATCCCCGTCGTGCTGAACCTCCAGAGCACCGACAACGACCTGAACAAGCGGCTGATCGACTTCGCCTCCGGCCTGACGTACGCGCTCGACGGCGGCATGCAGCGGATCGCCGACAAGGTCTTCATGCTCACGCCGCGCAACGTCGAGATCAGCGCCGAGGAGCGCGCCGAGCTGATCGAGAAGGGCTTCTTCAACCAGTCGTGAGCCCGCTCGTCGGGCCCGGCCCGGTCACGCGGTCCTGGATCCATCCCTCGCCGGCCTGGATGCAGCGCGCCGGGCACGCCGTGCTCGCCGGCGGTGGCGTCTGGCTGATCGACCCGCCCGACGGCCAGGAGGTCGAGGCCGCGGTCGTGGAGCTCGGCACGCCCGCCGGGGTCCTGCAGCTGCTGGACCGCCACCCGCGCGACTGCGCCGCGATCGCCCAGCGCCTCGGCGTCCCGCACCTGCGCGTGCCGCTCGACGGGGCCGCCCTGCCGTTCGAGGTCCTGCCGCAGTGGCACCTGCCGTTCTGGAACGAGGACGCGCTGTGGCTGCCCGAGCACCGCGTCCTCGTCGTCGCCGAGGCGCTCGTCGGCGCCCCCGACTTCGCGGCGCCCGGGGAGACGGTCGGCGTGCACCCGGCCCGCCGCCTGCTCCCGCCGGGCGCGCTCGGACGCCTGGAGCCCGAGACGCTGCTCATGGGGCACGGACCGCCGCTGCACGGCGCCGCCGCGCGGGCCGCGATCGACGACGCGCTGCACGGCGCGCGACGGCGCCTGCCGCTGCTGCTCGGCGCCCAGGCCGTGCGCGCGGTGCGCGGGCGCTTCCGCTGAGCGCCGCGCCACCCGCGACCCGTACTCTTCGCGAGCGATGCAGATCGGCCTGATCGGATCCGGGAACATGGCGGGCGCCATGGCGCGCGGCTGGGCACGGCCCGTGCTGTGCAGCGACGCCCTGCCCGAGCGCGCCCGCGCGCTCGCCGCGCAGACCGGGGGCGAGGCGATCGCCTCGAACCTCGAGCTCGCGCGCCGCGCCGACGTCGTCGTCCTCTGCCACAAGCCGGGGCAGCTGCGCGAGGTCGCCCGGGAGATCGCGGGGGAGGCCCGCGCGATCGTCTCGATCCTCGGCGGGGTCCCGCTCGCGGACGTGCGTGACGCGTACCCCGACCGGCCGGTCGTGCGGCTGATGCCCAGCACGCCGGTCGAGGTCCGCGCCGGGGTCGTGCTGCTCGCCGACGACGGCGACGGGGCGCTCGACGACCCGCTCGGGGTCGCCGTGACCGAGCTCGTCGCGGAGCTCGGCACCGCCGTCCGCGTCCCCGAGGCGCAGGTCGACGTCGCCATGGGCCTGATGGCCAACGCGCCCGCGTACATGGCGCTCGTCGCCGAGGCCCAGATCGACGCCGGCGTCCGCGCCGGTCTGGCCGTCCACGTCGCCCAGGAGCTCGTGGTGCAGACGATGGCCGGGACCGCGGCGCTGCTGCGCCACAAGGACTACGACACGCTGACCGTCCGGCGCGAGGTCACCTCGCCCGGCGGGTCGACCGCGCGGGGGCTCGACGCCCTCGAGCGGGCCGGGCTGCGCACCGCCTTCTCCGACGCCCTCGACGCCGTGCTGCAGAAAGAACGCCGATGACCGCCACCTTCGTGCTCGCGACCATCCAGGAGGAGATCGGGGGGTTCATCCGGACCCTGACCTACGTCTACGTCCTGCTGATCATCGCCTACATCCTCACCCAGCTCTTCTTCGGGTTCGGGGGACGGATGCCGTACAACCGCACCGGCAGCGCGATCCTCGGCTTCCTCAACGACACCGTCGGGCCGTACCTCAACCTCTTCCGGCGGTTCATCCCGCCGCTCGGTCCGCTGGACCTCAGCCCGATCGTGGCGATCTTCGTCCTGCAGATCGCCGGGAACCTGCTCGCCGGCATCGTCGAGCACGCGTGAGCGGGGCCGCCGCCCGATCCTGGCGCCTGGCGGGCGTCGTCCTGCTCGCGGTCCTCGCCGTCGACCAGCTGACGAAGGTGCTCGTCCGCCGCGGCGTCGAGCAGGGCAGCAGCGACCCGATCTTCCCGCTGCTGAAGCTCGTCCACGTCGAGAACCGCGGCGTTGCCTTCGGCGCCTTCGCCGGCGGCGGCCAGACGGTCGTGATCATCGTGATCGCCATCGCGCTGGGAGGCCTGCTCGCGTACTTCGCGACCCACGCGCACCAGCCCGGCGTCTGGCTGCCGACGGGCCTGCTCGTCGGCGGGGCGGTCGGCAACATCATCGACCGGGTCGCCCTGGGGGCCGTGACGGACTTCCTGAAGCTGCCGTCGTGGCCGGCGTTCAACGTCGCCGACATGGCGATCACCTGCGGCGTGATCGCGCTCATCGCCGTGGTGGAGATGAGCGACCGGCGCCGCGACGAGGAGCCGATCGAGGCCGATGGAGCAGCTGGTCCCGTCTGACTGGGAGGGGGAGCGCCTGGACGCGTTCCTCGCCGAGCCGCTGGGCTCCCGCAGCCGCGCCACCCGCCTGATCGAGGCGGGCGCGGTCACGGTCGACGGCGCGGTCGTCCGCAAGCGCCACCGGGTCCGCACCGGGGAACGCATCGCCGTCGACGTCGCGCAGGACCCCGTGCGCGAGCCCGTCCCCGACGACGAGGGGCCGCCCGCCACGTTCGGCGTCGCCTACGAGGACGACGACCTGCTCGTCGTCGACAAGCCGCCCGGCGTCGTGGTGCACCCGGCGCGCGGCAACCGCCACGGCACTCTCGCGCAGGCGCTCGCCGGGCGGGCCGCCGGCGGCGAGGAGGCCTGGCGCGCGGGCATCGTGCACCGGCTCGACAAGGACACCAGCGGCCTGCTCGTCGTGGCCAAGAGCGACGAGACGCACCGCGCCCTGAAGGAGCTGCTGCAGGAGCGCGAGATCACCCGCGAGTACCTCGCGCTCGTCGACGGCCGGCCGCCGGCGCGCACCGGCACGATCGACGCGCCGATCGGCCGCGACCGGCGCGTGCGCACCCGCATGTCCACCGACAGCGCCGACGCGCGCGAGGCGCGCACCCACTTCGAGCTCGAGCGCGCCCTGCCCGCCTCGTCGCTGCTGCGCGTGCGCCTGGAGACCGGTCGGACCCACCAGATCCGCGTGCACCTGCAGGCCATCGGCCATCCGGTCTGCGGCGACCCGGAGTACGGTCGCCCCGGCCTGTACGGGCTCGACCGCCAGTTCCTGCACGCCACCCGGCTGCGCTTCGTCCACCCGGGCACGGGGGCCGAGGTCGACGTCGTCTCGCCGCTTCCCGCGGACCTCGAGGCCGCGCTCGCGCGCGCGGCCGCCACGGCCTGATCGCCCGCGTGGTGCGGCGGCGCGCCGCGAGGGCGCGCCGCCGGTCACCGCGGCTCATGCGGGCCGGTCCGCCGGAGGTAGGGGAAGGGGGCCGACCCGCACTCTCCCCAACGACCGGCGTGAGCAGAACTTGCGTACACTTGCGCTTCTTCGATTCCCGACCCCGTCGGGAGCCTCGCGGCCGCCCTGCCCGGCAGACCATCACGCCGGGTTCGTGCCGCGATCCGACGGGCGCAGCACCGACCAGTACCTCGAACCACAAAGGGAGCAGCACCCATGGCCGACGTCGGCATCAAGGAGCTGCTGGAGGCCGGAGTCCACTTCGGTCACCAGACGCGCCGTTGGAACCCCAAGATGCGCCGCTTCATCCACGGTGAGCGTGGCGGCATCTACATCATCGACCTCCTCAAGACGCAGAAGCTGCTCGCCGACGCGCAGGAGTTCGCCGGGACCGTCGCGCATCGCGGCGGCGTCGTGCTCTTCGTGGGCACGAAGAAGCAGGCCCGTGACGGCATCAAGGAGATCGCGGAGTCCTGCGGTCAGCCGTACGTCAACCACCGCTGGCTCGGTGGCCTGCTGACGAACTTCCAGACCATCAGCAACCGCATCAAGCGGCTGCACGACCTCGAGCGCTACGAGGCGGAGGGCCAGCTCGCGCTGCTGCCGACCCGCGAGCGCATGGCCGCGCAGGCCGACCTCGAGAAGCTGCGCGCCAACCTCGGCGGCGTGAAGAACATGCAGCGTCCGCCGGACGCGATGTTCGTCATCGACCTCAAGGTCGAGGAGATCGCGGTGAAGGAGGCCCGGCGCCTGCGGATCCCGATCATCGGCATGGTCGACACCAACTGCGACCCGGACGGCATCGACTACGTCGTCCCGGGCAACGACGACTCGATCCGCTCCTGCGTGGCGATCACGAAGGCGATCGGCGACGTCGTCGCCCAGGGCCGCGGCCAGTTCCAGGCGGCCGAGCAGGCCCGTCAGCAGGCCGAGGCCGAGGAGCGCGCCCGTCGCGAGGCGGAGCTGCGCGCCCGCAAGGAGGCCGAGGAGGCCGCCAAGGCCGCCGCCGAGCAGGCCGCCGCCGCCCCGACCGCCCCGGTCGCGGCGCCCGCCGCCGAGGCCACCCCGACCCCCGCCCCCGAGAGCGCGCCCGCCGCCCCGGCCGCGCAGGAGAACCCGAATGGCTGAGTTCACCGCCCAGGACGTCAAGGCGCTGCGTCAGAAGACCGGCGCCGGGATGATGGACTGCAAGAACGCCCTGACCGAGGCCGGCGGCGACGCCGCGAAGGCCGAGGAGCTGCTGAAGGTCAAGCTGGGCAAGAAGCTCGGCAAGCTCGCGGACCGCGAGGCGGCCGAGGGCACCGTGCAGTCCTACATCCACAGCAACGGCAAGGTCGGCGTCATCGTCGAGGTCGACTGCAACACCGACTTCGTCGCGCGCAACGAGGACTTCGTCGCGTTCGCGCGGGAGATCGCGATGCACGTCGCCGCGTCCCCGACCGCGAAGTACGTGTCGCGTGACGAGGTGCCCCAGGACGTCAAGGACGCCGAGGCCGCCATCTTCGAGCAGCAGGTCGCCGACAAGCCGGAGAACATCCGGCCGAAGATCGTCGAGGGCATGCTGAACAAGTGGCTCGCCGAGATCGTGCTGCTCGACCAGGTGCACGTGAACGCCGACAAGTACGACGGCAAGACGATCGAGCAGCTCCGCGCGGACCTGTCGACGACGACCGGGGAGAACGTGGTCATCCGCCGCTTCGCCCGGTTCGCGGTCGGCGAGTAGCCCGGGTAGGTTGCCCACACCGTGACCGACGCCGCGACGCCCGCGTTCAAGCGGATCCTGCTGAAGCTGTCGGGGGAGGCCCTCATGGGCTCCCTCGACTACGGCACCGATCCCGAGCGCCTGCAGGCCGTCGCGGCGCAGGTCAAGGCGATCCACGACCGCGGCGTCGAGGTCGCGATCGTCGTCGGCGCCGGGAACATCTACCGCGGCATGACCGGTGC is a window of Paraconexibacter algicola DNA encoding:
- a CDS encoding YggS family pyridoxal phosphate-dependent enzyme; translation: MADLIRGLDADRVRAAADGVRAEIADACARVGRDPSEVELLAAVKYVAIEELPVLAAAGVTVLGENRAQELERKARAWEEQGLGPVTWDFIGHLQSRKVRGLAPLVRRIHSVGSDSALRELGKLDAPVGVLVAVNIAREEGKSGIDPQELPAFLARCPLPVSGLMTMPPLADDPQESRPWFAALAALAREHGLRELSMGTTQDFAIAVEEGATVVRVGTRLYR
- the pgeF gene encoding peptidoglycan editing factor PgeF gives rise to the protein MSELPAPFRWSGDHITADLPGGHVLFTTRRGGVSHPPYDSLNLGPWTEDDAASVDANRAAVTRLVGRPIASARQVHGTAVVSIDARPGRAADPRQDPPEADALVTDRPDVAVAVLAADCLPILVLGHGAVAAAHAGWRGLAAGVVDVAVESVRDAQVADHAPMVAVIGPGAGGCCYEVGDEVREAFAEHGDAVRDGRRIDLKAIAAERLRDAGVATVHDVGLCTLCAPAGMLFSHRRDGGTTGRQMGIAWRT
- the tsf gene encoding elongation factor Ts (EF-Ts; functions during elongation stage of protein translation; forms a dimer; associates with EF-Tu-GDP complex and promotes exchange of GDP to GTP resulting in regeneration of the active form of EF-Tu); this encodes MAEFTAQDVKALRQKTGAGMMDCKNALTEAGGDAAKAEELLKVKLGKKLGKLADREAAEGTVQSYIHSNGKVGVIVEVDCNTDFVARNEDFVAFAREIAMHVAASPTAKYVSRDEVPQDVKDAEAAIFEQQVADKPENIRPKIVEGMLNKWLAEIVLLDQVHVNADKYDGKTIEQLRADLSTTTGENVVIRRFARFAVGE
- a CDS encoding cell division protein SepF is translated as MALRDSWHRTMVYFGLAEERDPAYDDEIVDDYAPEAELEERYRERPNVRRLNSRRRRDDFDDIFSDDEPAGRAPKTTQLRAVGGSSTRSRDVRVHLVIPKSFNDAQQVADKFKDGIPVVLNLQSTDNDLNKRLIDFASGLTYALDGGMQRIADKVFMLTPRNVEISAEERAELIEKGFFNQS
- a CDS encoding YggT family protein, whose product is MTATFVLATIQEEIGGFIRTLTYVYVLLIIAYILTQLFFGFGGRMPYNRTGSAILGFLNDTVGPYLNLFRRFIPPLGPLDLSPIVAIFVLQIAGNLLAGIVEHA
- a CDS encoding RluA family pseudouridine synthase, whose product is MEQLVPSDWEGERLDAFLAEPLGSRSRATRLIEAGAVTVDGAVVRKRHRVRTGERIAVDVAQDPVREPVPDDEGPPATFGVAYEDDDLLVVDKPPGVVVHPARGNRHGTLAQALAGRAAGGEEAWRAGIVHRLDKDTSGLLVVAKSDETHRALKELLQEREITREYLALVDGRPPARTGTIDAPIGRDRRVRTRMSTDSADAREARTHFELERALPASSLLRVRLETGRTHQIRVHLQAIGHPVCGDPEYGRPGLYGLDRQFLHATRLRFVHPGTGAEVDVVSPLPADLEAALARAAATA
- the rpsB gene encoding 30S ribosomal protein S2, with the protein product MADVGIKELLEAGVHFGHQTRRWNPKMRRFIHGERGGIYIIDLLKTQKLLADAQEFAGTVAHRGGVVLFVGTKKQARDGIKEIAESCGQPYVNHRWLGGLLTNFQTISNRIKRLHDLERYEAEGQLALLPTRERMAAQADLEKLRANLGGVKNMQRPPDAMFVIDLKVEEIAVKEARRLRIPIIGMVDTNCDPDGIDYVVPGNDDSIRSCVAITKAIGDVVAQGRGQFQAAEQARQQAEAEERARREAELRARKEAEEAAKAAAEQAAAAPTAPVAAPAAEATPTPAPESAPAAPAAQENPNG
- the lspA gene encoding signal peptidase II, translated to MSGAAARSWRLAGVVLLAVLAVDQLTKVLVRRGVEQGSSDPIFPLLKLVHVENRGVAFGAFAGGGQTVVIIVIAIALGGLLAYFATHAHQPGVWLPTGLLVGGAVGNIIDRVALGAVTDFLKLPSWPAFNVADMAITCGVIALIAVVEMSDRRRDEEPIEADGAAGPV
- a CDS encoding CCA tRNA nucleotidyltransferase; this encodes MRPPADVLEALRAAPGAAPLLDALADVPGLWVVGGAVRDVLLGRVPRELDLVVEGDPAAVLAALPGSVVQHDRFGTATVVPAGATQAHDVVRARRETYAHPGALPDVQPASIDEDLLRRDLTVNALALRVGAGNPELRGAPGAVEDLEAGVLRVLHDASFRDDPTRLWRTARYAARLGFAVEPHTRALAAAADPTTVSGTRTGNELRHAMREPDPLAALAQARALNARLLPEALTTAPPRLADALALLPPDGRADLLTLAACVEPMPAAEVVRWLDELAFPAADRDVVAAGSREMVRTPLRRARTATEIGRAARGVPVEVVALAGGDQARRWIDDLRHRRLAISGADLLAAGVPQGPELGARLSAALDACLEDEAPDRASQLAVALGTRLSRE
- a CDS encoding pyrroline-5-carboxylate reductase family protein, which gives rise to MQIGLIGSGNMAGAMARGWARPVLCSDALPERARALAAQTGGEAIASNLELARRADVVVLCHKPGQLREVAREIAGEARAIVSILGGVPLADVRDAYPDRPVVRLMPSTPVEVRAGVVLLADDGDGALDDPLGVAVTELVAELGTAVRVPEAQVDVAMGLMANAPAYMALVAEAQIDAGVRAGLAVHVAQELVVQTMAGTAALLRHKDYDTLTVRREVTSPGGSTARGLDALERAGLRTAFSDALDAVLQKERR